Proteins from a single region of Vicia villosa cultivar HV-30 ecotype Madison, WI unplaced genomic scaffold, Vvil1.0 ctg.000247F_1_1_2_unsc, whole genome shotgun sequence:
- the LOC131625864 gene encoding transcription factor bHLH162-like, with product MEKNSSSSRIDRKFIESNRRKEMKNLHHKLNSILPHQTSKEAISRSDRLEEATTYIKKLQINLEKMKEKKKLLLEEIQRQMKLMLKSPKIEIQQIGLTLEVVLITGLNSQLLFHETIRILNEEGVDIVNASYKVNEDSVFHSIHCQVQEEFGNETARVSERLNKSMHDYQPNACL from the exons ATGGAGAAAAACTCTAGTTCATCAAGAATTGACAGAAAATTCATTGAGAGCAATAGAAGAAAAGAAATGAAGAATCTCCACCACAAACTCAATTCAAttcttcctcatcaaacttctaaGG AGGCTATTTCGAGGTCGGATCGGCTAGAGGAAGCAACAACTTACATAAAGAAGTTACAAATAAATTTGGAGAAAATGAAGGAAAAGAAGAAGCTTCTACTGGAAGAAATTCAAAGGCAAATGAAGTTGATGTTAAAATCTCCAAAAATTGAGATCCAACAAATAGGTTTAACTTTAGAGGTTGTTCTAATAACTGGATTGAATTCTCAGTTATTGTTCCATGAAACCATTAGAATTCTTAATGAAGAAGGAGTTGATATTGTTAATGCTAGCTATAAAGTCAATGAAGATTCTGTGTTCCATTCAATACATTGTCAG GTACAAGAAGAATTTGGCAATGAAACTGCAAGAGTATCTGAGAGATTGAACAAGTCTATGCATGATTATCAGCCTAATGCATGTCTTTGA